The Salvelinus alpinus chromosome 21, SLU_Salpinus.1, whole genome shotgun sequence genome has a segment encoding these proteins:
- the LOC139548535 gene encoding apolipoprotein A-I-1, translating into MKFLALALTILLAAGTQAFPMQADAPSQLEHVKAALSMYIAQVKLTAQRSIDLLDDTEYKDYKMQLTQSLENLQQYADATSQSLAPYSEAFGTQLTDATAAVRAEVMKDVEELRSQLEPKRAELKEVLDKHIDEYRKRLEPMIKEHIELRRTEMEAFRAKIEPVVEEMRVKVAANVEETKTKLMPIVEIVRAKLTERLEELRTLAAPYAEEYKEQMFKAVGEVREKVAPLSEDFKGQVGPAAEQAKQKFLAFYETISQAMKA; encoded by the exons ATGAAATTCCTGGCTCTCGCACTAACCATCCTGCTGGCCGCAG gtaCCCAGGCTTTTCCTATGCAGGCTGATGCTCCCTCTCAGCTGGAGCATGTGAAGGCAGCCTTGAGCATGTACATAGCTCAGGTGAAGTTGACCGCACAGAGGTCCATCGACCTTCTGGATGACACAGAGTACAAAGATTACAA GATGCAGCTGACCCAGAGCCTTGAGAACCTCCAGCAGTATGCTGATGCCACCTCCCAGTCCCTGGCCCCCTACAGCGAGGCCTTCGGCACCCAGTTGACTGACGCCACCGCCGCCGTGCGCGCTGAGGTCATGAAGGACGTGGAGGAGCTGCGCTCCCAGCTGGAGCCCAAGCGCGCCGAGCTCAAGGAAGTCCTGGACAAGCACATAGATGAGTACCGCAAGAGGCTGGAGCCCATGATCAAGGAGCACATCGAACTGCGCCGCACCGAGATGGAGGCTTTCAGGGCCAAGATTGAGCCCGTTGTGGAGGAGATGCGCGTCAAGGTGGCCGCCAACGTGGAGGAGACCAAGACCAAGCTCATGCCCATTGTGGAGATTGTCCGTGCCAAGCTGACCGAGCGTCTGGAGGAGCTGAGGACCCTGGCCGCCCCCTACGCTGAGGAGTACAAGGAGCAGATGTTCAAGGCTGTTGGAGAGGTGCGTGAGAAGGTGGCTCCCCTGTCTGAGGACTTCAAGGGCCAGGTGGGCCCCGCCGCCGAGCAGGCCAAGCAAAAGTTCCTGGCTTTCTACGAGACCATCAGCCAGGCCATGAAGGCATAA
- the LOC139548534 gene encoding T-box transcription factor TBX1: MDVPQLSHRCALTLPCCAEAGGATCAKAPQVTGVTVQLEMHTLWQQFDQLGTEMIVTKAGRRMFPTFQVSISGMDPAVEYVLLMDFIPVDDKRYRYAFHSSSWLVAGRADVAAPGRMHFHPDSPARGSQWMKQMVSFDALKLTNNLLDDNGHMILNSMHRYQPRFHVVYVDPRRDSQLHAHRNFCTFSFPETRFIAVTAYQNHRITQLKIASNPFAKGFRTTDPDAWVGSARPLRHSLPTWQPPEGSHEPGSMSGEERAQNLKSLSTHRELGHHCREDISCTSERKDVENNIFPPLTFIPLPTLWECPGISERLNLG, encoded by the exons ATGGATG ttccCCAGCTGTCTCACAGGTGTGCCCTCACGCTGCCCTGCTGTGCAGAAGCTGGTGGGGCCACCTGTGCCAAAGCCCCCCAGGTCACGGGGGTCACAGTTCAGCTGGAGATGCACAcgctgtggcaacagtttgaccAGCTGGGCACAGAGATGATCGTCACCAAGGCTGGGAG GAGGATGTTCCCTACCTTCCAGGTGAGTATCTCAGGGATGGACCCTGCAGTGGAGTATGTGCTGCTCATGGACTTCATCCCTGTGGATGACAAGAGATACAG ATATGCGTTCCACAGCTCCTCGTGGCTGGTGGCAGGCCGGGCCGACGTGGCGGCCCCAGGGAGGATGCACTTCCACCCAGACTCCCCCGCCAGAGGGTCCCAGTGGATGAAACAGATGGTCTCCTTCGACGCACTCAAACTGACCAACAACCTGCTGGATGACAATGGACAT ATGATCTTGAACTCCATGCATCGTTACCAGCCCCGATTCCATGTGGTGTATGTGGACCCACGGCGGGATAGCCAGCTTCATGCCCACCGCAACTTCTGCACTTTCTCCTTCCCTGAAACACGCTTCATAGCCGTCACTGCCTACCAGAACCACAGG atcacCCAGTTGAAGATAGCCAGTAACCCGTTTGCCAAGGGCTTCCGAACTACTGATCCTGAcgcctg GGTGGGCAGTGCCAGGCCCCTGCGTCACTCTCTGCCCACCTGGCAGCCACCGGAGGGCAGCCATGAGCCTGGCAGTATGTCGGGAGAGGAGCGAGCACAGAACCTAAAGAGTCTATCAA CGCATCGTGAACTAGGCCACCACTGCAGGGAAGACATCAGCTGTACCAGTGAGAGAAAGGATGTGGAGAATAATATTTTTCCACCCTTGACTTTCATCCCCCTTCCCACTCTCTGGGAATGTCCAGGTATTTCAGAGAGACTGAAcctgggatga